The Seriola aureovittata isolate HTS-2021-v1 ecotype China chromosome 12, ASM2101889v1, whole genome shotgun sequence genome window below encodes:
- the LOC130179394 gene encoding activin receptor type-2B-like — protein sequence MSFSWLTCSLLLGTLCAGYSLGEAETRECVYYNDNWRTERTNQSGFERCEGEKDKRLHCYASWLNSSGTIKLVKKGCWLDDFNCYDRQECVSMEENPQVFFCCCEGNYCNERFTHLPDMIGSGNRVKIRPPPRVPSLLNVLVYSLLPLCVLSLALVLALWMYRHRKPPYGHVDLSEDPGPTPPSPLVGLKPLQLLEIKARGRFGCVWKAQLMSEYVAVKIFPVQDKQSWQNERDIFITPGMRHENILRYIAAEKHGSNLETELWLITEFHERGSLTDHLKGNTVTWSELCHIAETMSRGLAYLHEDIPSYKGEGPKPTIAHRDFKSKNVMLRDDLTAVIGDFGLAVRFEPGKPPGDTHGQVGTRRYMAPEVLEGAINFQRDSFLRIDMYAMGLVLWELVSRCSETDGTVGEYMLPFEDEIGQHPSLEDLQDVVVHKKMRPAIKECWLKHPGLSQMSETIEECWDHDAEARLSAGCVEERIGQIARLISSTTSDSPVSIVTSLTNEDLPPKDSST from the exons ATGTCTTTTTCATGGCTGACTTGTTCACTTCTTCTGGGAACTTTATGCGCAG GGTACAGTCTGGGCGAAGCAGAGACCCGGGAGTGTGTGTACTACAATGATAACTGGCGTACGGAGAGGACCAACCAGAGCGGCTTCGAGCGCTGCGAGGGGGAGAAAGACAAGCGACTGCACTGTTATGCCTCCTGGCTCAACTCCTCAGGGACCATCAAGCTGGTGAAGAAAGGCTGCTGGCTGGACGACTTCAACTGCTACGACAG GCAAGAGTGTGTCTCCATGGAGGAAAACCCTCAggtcttcttctgctgctgcgaGGGCAACTACTGCAATGAACGATTCACCCACCTTCCTGACATGATTGGCAGTGGCAACCGAG TGAAAATTCGGCCTCCACCCCGAGTGCCGTCTCTGCTCAACGTGCTGGTGTACTCgctgctgcctctctgtgtgctgTCCCTGGCCCTTGTCCTGGCCTTGTGGATGTACCGTCACCGCAAGCCTCCCTATGGCCATGTAGACCTTAGCGAG GATCCAGGACCTACTCCTCCATCCCCCTTGGTGGGTCTGaaacctctgcagctgctggaaatCAAAGCTAGGGGGCGCTTTGGTTGTGTTTGGAAGGCCCAACTGATGAGCGAGTATGTTGCTGTAAAGATCTTCCCTGTTCAG GATAAGCAGTCATGGCAAAATGAGCGGGACATTTTCATAACTCCGGGGATGCGGCACGAGAACATCTTGCGTTACATCGCTGCAGAAAAGCACGGAAGCAACCTGGAGACGGAGCTGTGGCTCATCACAGAGTTTCATGAGAGG ggttcACTGACAGACCACCTGAAGGGTAACACTGTGACCTGGAGTGAGCTGTGTCACATAGCAGAGACCATGTCCCGCGGCTTGGCCTACCTCCATGAGGACATTCCCAGCTACAAGGGAGAGGGGCCAAAACCCACTATTGCACACAG GGACTTCAAGAGTAAGAATGTGATGCTTCGAGATGATTTAACTGCAGTTATTGGAGACTTTGGGCTCGCTGTACGATTTGAACCAGGAAAACCTCCCGGAGACACTCATGGCCAG GTGGGTACGAGGCGTTACATGGCTCCAGAGGTGCTGGAGGGAGCCATCAACTTCCAGCGAGACTCCTTCTTGAGGATAGACATGTATGCCATGGGCTTGGTGCTGTGGGAGCTGGTGTCCCGCTGCTCAGAGACCGACG GTACAGTTGGCGAGTACATGCTGCCGTTCGAGGATGAAATAGGCCAGCATCCCTCCCTGGAGGATCTGCAGGATGTGGTCGTGCACAAGAAGATGCGTCCAGCCATCAAAGAGTGCTGGCTCAAACATCCT GGTTTGAGCCAGATGAGCGAGACCATCGAGGAATGCTGGGACCACGACGCCGAGGCACGATTGTCGGCCGGCTGCGTGGAGGAGCGCATCGGCCAAATCGCCAGGTTGATCAGCAGCACTACCTCAGACAGCCCCGTCTCCATTGTGACGTCTCTCACCAACGAGGACCTACCTCCCAAAGACTCCAGCACCTGA